In Methanothermobacter tenebrarum, the sequence ACTTTTATGAGTTTTCATTTTGCCCCTGTTAACCGTCTTACAAGTTCTGTGAGGGATCCGCTTTCTGGGATGCCTGCTTTGAAGGTTTCTTGTGTTGATTTAATCCCACAATAGTGTGTGTACACACCACACAATAGTATATATAATTTTCTATTTTTTCATGGTAGAAATGTTTTAAATAAAATAAGCATAAAAGTGTGATTAGCACACACGGTGACCCGATGCCAAAACATATAATTTCAGGACTCCGGTACCTTGCAGCAGTAAACTTGACAAAACAGGGACACACACAAAAAGAGGTAGCCAACAGACTAGGCATCAACCGGTCCACAGTTTCCCACTACTTAAATGGCAGAAACCTTTCAATAAGATCAATAGAAGTTGCAAAGGTAATAACAGAACTATGTCCAAGGGACTTCCTACTTCTAACCTACGCCCTCCTACAAGACACAAATAAAACAAGAACAATAATCAAAGCCTGCCAAAAAAGAAAATTCAAAGCATCAGTGAAAAATTCGTGCATCGGATGCGGTATTTGCATAGACAGTTGCCTTATGAAAGCCATAAAACTGGATGAACTAAAGGCAAAAATAGACTCTGAATGGTGTTGTGGTTGCCTCATATGTGTTGAAATGTGTCCAACAAATTCTATAGAAATTGAGGAGGTAGAAGATTGATGGAAACTACAGAAGTAATAGAAGAAGGGGGGAACATTACAGTTGAAAGAGCCGGCGAAGAGACGCGAAAGTTGTATTTCAACAACGGCCTCTGCGCAGTCTGCGGCTTATGTGAAGAAATCTGCCCAGTAGAAGCCATCGAAGTCAACCCCACCGGTGCCATGATCAGAACAGAACAAGAAACCAGTAAAATAACCATAGACGAAGGAAAATGCGTATTATGTGGAATGTGCAGTTCAATATGCCCATTCCAGGCACTAGACCTCCAAATAGACGGCACATCCATAAAAGAAATCCCAGGATATCCACAACTACTAAAATCAGCCGAAATAGACGAAGAAGAATGCATAAACTGCAAAGCCTGTGAAACAGCATGCCCACAAGACGCAATAACCATAACAAGAGACCTCCCAGAAAGAAAAGACCTAGTCACCGGAGAAATCGAAATAGACAAAGACACCTGCATATACTGTGGAATCTGCGAAGAAATGTGCCCAGCAGACGCCATCCAAATAGACCACGAAGAACCCACATCAATAAACCCAGTCATAGCAAGCGACATCAACGTAGACGAAGACAAATGCGTCCACTGCGGAATCTGCAAGAGAGTATGCCCAGTCGACGCGATAATGCAAGTATGCAGAATCTGCCCATACGGAGAATACGAAATAGAAGAACCAGAAATAACAGGAACATCTTACATAGACCCTGAATTATGTGTCAACTGTGGATGGTGCCAAGAAATCTGCCCAGTAGACGCTGCCACGGTCACGAAACCATTCGAAGGCGAACTAATACTCGACGAAGAAAAATGTCAAGGATGCGAAACATGCGTCATGGTATGCCCATGCAACGTCCTCTCATTCCCCAAACCAGAAAAACCAGGAGAAAAACCCGAAAAACTTCATAAAGACGAAAAATTCTGCATCTACTGTGGCGCTTGTGAAAAATCCTGTCCCGTAGATGCAATAACAGTCAAAAGGACAAACATCAACTATACACCAACCAGATCAAAAGCATGGCAAAACGCCTTCGAATCCTTAACAAAATAATGGGGGTTTAACCAAAATGGCGATAGAACTAAAAGCATACCCAGACCTCTGTCACGGGTGTGGAAACTGTGTCGTAGCATGTCCAGTCAATGCCCTAAGAAGCCCCGAAATTGCAGGAGGTAAAGGACCCACAGAAGACGTAGAAGTTATAATGATAGTTGAAGATGGTGTCATCAACATAAAAAATTCAGATCTCTGCGGAAAATGTGGAACATGTGTTGAAAGTTGTCCCGTAGATGCGATAAGACTGGAGGAATCAGAATGAGAGCAATACTAAATACTGGTAGAACCATATGGCAAGGACAAGCCATAGAAGCCGGGAAAGACCTTAAATTATACGTGGATGCTGCTGCAATAGTCTACATGAACCCCGAGATGATGAGAGAACTAGGAGTAAGAGAAGGGGACAACGTAAAAGTCATATCAGAATACGGAGACGTTGTTGTTAAAGTCGCCGAGACAAAAGAGGCCCTACCAGAGGACATGATATATATCCCAATGGGCCCCTGGGCCAACCGCGTTGTAAGACCTAACACAGACACAACAGCAACCCCAAGCTTCAAAAACATCCCCGTAGAAGTCATACCAGCAGATGAAGAAGTACTTGACATGCCAACACTAATGAAAAAAGTTTATGGCAAACTCGGTCAAATTTAAGGGAGGATTAAAATGGAGCTTATAATAAAAAACGGATTTGTTTACTGCCCCCAAAGCGGCATTGACGGGGAAAAGATGGACATATGCGTCAAAGACGGTAAAATCGTTGAAAGCGTCAGCGACGATGCAAAGGTTATCGACGCCTCAGGCAAAATAGTAATGCCAGGTGGAGTGGACCCACACGCACACATAGCAGGCCCAAAAGTCAACATAGGAAGAACATACAGGCCAGAAGACAGCAAAAAAGCCGCTGCAAAATTTAAAGGTGGAAGAGCCGGCAGCGGATTCTCAGTCCCCTCAACCTTCATGGCAGGATACAATTATGCCAAGATGGGCTACACCACTGCAATGGAAGCCGCAATGCCACCATTACTCGCAAGACACACACACGAAGAATTCCATGACACACCCCTAATAGACCATTCAGCCTACACATTATTCGGTAACAACTGGTTCGTAATGGAATACCTTAAAGAAGGAGACATCGACAAATGCGCAGCATACGCATCATGGCTCCTAAAAGCCACAAAGGGCTACACCATCAAACTCGTGAACCCTGCAGGTACAGAAGCATGGGGATGGGGTGGGAACGTCCACGGCATACACGAACCCGTACCATACTTTGACATCACCCCAGCAGAGATCATAAAGGGCCTCGCAGAAGTCAATGAAAAACTAAGAATGCCACATTCAATACACCTACACTGTAACGACCTCGGACACCCAGGCAACTACGAGACAACACTCGCATCCTTTGAAGTGCCAAAGGGCATAAAACCCAACCCAGCAGTAGGAAGCAGAGACACGGTCTTATATGCTACACACGTACAATTCCACAGTTACGCCGGGACAACATGGAGAGACTTCGAATCAGGAGCCCCACCAATCGCAGATTATGTCAACAAACATGACCACCTAATCATAGACGTTGGACAAGTAACACTAGATGAGACAACAACAATGACAGCAGACGGTCCGATGGAATACGACCTACACTCACTAAATGGCCTCAAATGGGCCAACTGTGACGTAGAACTCGAAACCGGCGCAGGAGTGGTCCCATTCTTGTACGTGCCAAAAGCCCCAGTCCCCTCAGTCCAATGGGGGATAGGCCTAGAACTATTCCTACTAATCAAAGATGCCAACAAAGTTTGTCTCACGACAGACCATCCAAACGCCGGTCCATTCACCAGATACCCAAGGATCATGGCCTGGTTAATGAGTAACAAATACAGGATGGAATACATAGAAGAAAAACTACACAGTTGGGTCCAGAGAAGAAGCAGTATAGCCACCATTGACAGAGAATACACATTCTATGAAATAGCCCAAGTTTCAAGGGCCACACCAGCAAAGGCACTTGGACTAAGTGACGTTAAAGGACACCTCGCCCCAGGTGCAGATGCTGACATAGCAATATATGATATCAACCCAGAGACAACAGACCCATCCAACGATTACATGGCAATTGAAAAGGCATTCGAAAATGCAAGCTACGTCCTAAAAGACGGGCAAATAATAGTAAAGGATGGTAACGTTGTCAAGACAAGAGAACATGGAAGAACATACTGGGTTGACACACAAGTAGAAGAAGACATATACAAAGAAGTCCTAGCCGATGTTGAAAGAAAATTCAAACAATACTATTCCGTAAACCTCGAGAATTATCCTGTACAGGATGCATATCTGCCAAAGTCTGCTCCAGTTAAAGGGGTGATATTATGAGCGAGATAATATTAACACCCTTAGATCAGCCAGAGGTGCCACTAGAAGCCTCCAACATAAAACCTGACATATTCGCCGGTAAAACTATCCAAGAGATCAAAAACATCGAAATACTCCACGGGAACATCCCTGTTAAATTATCAGACTTCTTCGAAGTAACTGGTGAAACATCTGAGAATCCTGCAGAGCTCAAAATAATCATTGATGGAGACGTTGACAGGACAAAAAGAATAGGAGAAGGGATGAGCGCTGGTGAAATCCTCATCAAAGGTGATGTCAACATGTACGTCGGCGCTGAGATGAAAGGCGGTAAAATAACAGTTGAAGGAAACGCCGGAGCATGGGCAGGACAAACCATGATAGGCGGCGAACTAGAAATCCTAGGAGATGCAGGAGACTATGTAGGATCCTCCTACCGTGGAGACTGGAGAGGTATGCAAGGCGGTACCATAATAGTCCATGGAAACGCTGGCAACGAGATCGGAGAATACATGAACGGTGGCAAAATCATCATCAAAGGCGACGTGAACATAATGACAGGAATACACATGAACAACGGACTTATCATAGTCGAAGGAGACGCTATTGCAAGGGTCGGCGCCGAAATGGCTGGAGGAACAATAGTAGTAAAAGGTATAGTCAACGAATTCCTCCCAGGATTCGAATACCTAGGCGTTGAAAAAGACATTGAAGTAGATGGACAAACAATACCCGGAGCTTTCTACAAGTTCCTAGGAGATCATGCTATTAAAGGCGCGAAAGGGACAGTATACGTGGCTGTTAGAGGTAACAGTCATATAGTCCCATAAACTCCAAAAAAGGGAGGTAATCATAATGGAATATGTTAAAAATGTTGTCTGCCCCTTCTGCGGGACCCTATGTGACGACATCATATGTAAAGTAGAAAACGGTAAAATAGTGGGCACAATAAACGCTTGCAGGATTGCTCACAATAAATTCGTACATACAGAGGGTGCAACACGCTACACAAAACCACTCATAAGAAAAAACGGGGAACTTGTCGAAGTAACCTATGACGAGGCAATAGAAAAAACTGCCGAGATCTTAGCAGAAGCCAAAAGGCCCCTATTATATGGTTGGAGCTCCACCGAATGTGAAGCACATGCTGTGGGCATGGAACTGGCAGAGGAAACAGGAGCAGTCATCGACAACACAGCATCAGTATGCCATGGACCCTCAGTCCTCGCACTACAAGACGTAGGATACCCAACATGCACGTTAGGGGAGGTTAAAAACAGGGCAGACGTTGTAGTCTATTGGGGATGCAACCCAATGCACGCCCACCCAAGGCACATATCACGTCACGTGTTCTCCAGAGGATTCTTCAGGGACCGTGGAAGACCCGACAGGACCGTCATAGTAGTAGATCCTAGGGAAACAGACACCGCAAAACTCGCAGACATCCACTTACAAGTAGAATTTGACAGAGACTATGAACTCATCGACGCAATGAGAGCATACCTACTCGGACATGAAATATTATACGACGAAGTAGCAGGAATCCCAAGAGAAACCATCGAAGAAGCAGTTGAAATCATGAAAAACGCCCAATTTGGGATACTATTCTGGGGTATGGGCCTAACCCAGAGCAGAGGAAAACACAGAAACATTGACACTGCCATTATGCTAACCGAAGACTTGAACGACTTCGGTAAATTCAACCTAATACCAATGAGAGGCCATTATAATGTTACAGGATTCAACCAGGTAGCCTCCTGGGAGAGCGGATTCCCCTACTGTGTCGACTTTTCAGCTGGCGAACCAAGATACAACCCCGGAGAGACTGGTGCAAACGATCTTCTCCAGAACAGAGAAGCAGACGCATTAATGGTCATAGCATCTGATCCAGGTGCCCATTTCCCACAGAAGGCTGTTGAGTACATGGCCGAGATCCCAGTGATAGCTATTGAACCTCACAGGACGCCAACAACCGAATTAGCCGATATTATAATCCCACCAGCTATTGTTGGTCTTGAAGTAGAGGGGACCGCCTATAGGATGGAGGGCGTGCCTATAAGGATGAGAAAAGTCGTTGAAACAGACCTATTACCTGATAAGGAAATAGTGGAGAAAATCCTAGAAAAGGTGAGGGAGATCAAAGCATCCAAGTAAGACTCCCTTTATATTCTTTTTTTATGTGGGGTGCCTGTTGAGCATATGGCATAATACTGATACAATAACAAAACCCACCAGTATTACAGAGATTATTTGGAATGTTTGACTCATTCTTGGCCCTCCTCTTCATCAACTGCCTCTATTATGCACACGCTACCTTCACATTCATGTTCTAGTTCTATGAGATAATCTTTGAGTTTTTCAACGTCGATTGTTGTAAGTCCTTTTATCATTTCACTGTCAATCTTTACTTGTATGATACCATTATTGTTTGTTATAACCTTCCCTGGGATATATACTCTGCCAAGGGACAATCTTACAATATCTCCTGGTTTTACTTCCTCTTTAATGTAACGGCAGAGTTCCTCGCATGTGGCACATCTTTTTTCAGCTTCCATGTATATCACCTTTCTATATTATTTTATTTGATGATAAAAAAGTTACTTATCTCCATGAGTGATTCAACAGCCTTGACCTTAACCTCTATCCCATTTTCTTTGACCGCTGCAAGGGGGTTTAACCCGCCTGGTGTGACGATACCCACCTTGTATCTTCCAACCTTGGCATTGTACAGGATCTCATTTGTTCTCCCAACCTTTAGGATGGTAAGGCCGGATCCCCTAAGCTTCTCTATCACTTCTAGGGCTTCTTCCCTTGCAATGTATGGTATCTCCCTTAAACTTGCCATTATCCTCCCAGATCCTGTGAGGGAATCATATACACTTGTCATCCCCTTTGAAATGTATATCTCATGGGGTTCGACTGATGATCCATTATAGGCTGTAAGTTCAACGAACCTTCGCATATCATCTTTTATCTCGAGTAATCCACTATAAGTTGGAGTTGACATGATACCCTGGTTTATGAGAACACCATCAACTGTTAAGCTACATACACTAGCTATACCCACCTTACCATCTTCTAATTCTATTATCCTAAAATAGGGTGATGTTGAATATTCTGGTTTTTCTTCGCACACTTCTTGGATGATCTCAAGGGCCCTGTCAAGATCTTCTCTTTTTAAAATTGAAATGTTAGCTATGACCTTCCCAGTTATCGTATCAGGGTCGAAATCTACTTGTTGTATGAGATTCCATGCCTTGGTCAAGAGGATTCCGACCTTTTCCCTACTGGGCGTTTTCGGTTCTTTTAACAGTCTTCTGGGGTGCGTGATCAAATCTAGTTTGTTAAATTCTAATAGGCTTTCAGCCATTTTAATATTAATATCATAGCCCGCCTCTTGGGCTGCGCAGATGGGTGTTATACCCCCTATGATCGCTATTCCAACCATCCCATCATCCACGGGTATGCCTAGTAGGTTCTCCCCAGCTTCGCCTACTTTAATAACCCCTCCAATCTTCATCCTTTGGAGTTTATCCAATAATCTTAGGGCCTTTTCGCGGCCTGTTTCTGGGATGAGGCGGAAATTAGCAGGTATTCTACCTTCCCCATATTCTATCACATCGAGGACTGATGTCATCTCCCCTGCTGTGAAGGCTTCAAGTGGCATCATCGAAGTCTTTTTATATGCTATAAGTTCTGTGAACCTTCTTGGTGTATGATCTTCTATTTCAACCAATCCCGCGAAGGTTGGGATTATGGGTATGCCCTCCTTGAGGAGTAAACCATCAATTGTGGTCCCACATACTGTCATTATCTTGTAGTTCTCATCTATTTTCTCCAATCTTGCATATGGACTTACACATAAACCTTCTTTGAAGGCCTTTTTGATAATGGGGAGAGCCTCTTGGGGGGTCATGGAAGTGTTTATCACAACCTTCCCCTTACCAGTTATAGGGTTGAAGCTTGTCTGATGTATCATTTCTTCGAATTTTGAGAATATAAAATCGACTTGATCATAGACTAGGCCCTTTTCTATCTCCTTTAGCCCCTTTTTTGTTATTTTCCGGCCAGAGTATCCTATGCGTTTGGTGAATCCTTTTTCGTCGAGTATGCGCATGTGATATCTGACTGCCCTTTCACCTAGATCATAGCCTTTCTTTTTAAGTTCTCTGGCTATCGCCTTCGCTCCGAGGATCTCTTCATGTTCGGATAATATCCTTAAAATTTCCATCATTTTCTTGTCAGTTTCCCCAGCCACACTCGACACCACGAAAAAGAATAAAATTCAATTAAATGTTTTATTTCACCAGCTTTTATATATTTTTCCGATTTGGAAGAGGTTCTTTTTTAGAGGATGGATGAAATGTACATGCCAAGCCCGGCCATTATGGGTATGGTGATATTATCTTCTATTGGAGTGTATGCTTCTATTAACGATCCCGTGAATGCCCCTATGAAGGCTATGATAGGGTTAACTTGTGTTAATGCTCCCATGAATCCTATGATTATGAACGCGATGGAACCTTCAAATGTCTTATTGGGCTTGTATGGTAGCGGATGTTTCCCATAGAGTTTACCGACGATGGTGGATGCAGCATCACCAATTGTTAGAATGAGTATAGCCGCGTTTGCAATTGGAATATTCGACCCAAAGAGTGTGTAGGTTATGGCCAAGCCTATAAAATAATATATGAATCCTCTTTCAGCAGTATCTCTGCGACAGGTTCTCAGTAACCATGAAAATAAGGGTATGGGGCGTCTGAGGTCGTATTGGCGGATGATCTCACCTATAAATGCTGCTAGGATGCCTAATAAAATGAGGTTTCGCACTCCAACCCAAGGTTGTATTATCACGAATATTATACCAGTAGCATGTATAAGTTGCCTTAGGATTTCTCGTTTATATTTCAAACTGAACTACCTCTCTCTAAAGGGTGGAGCTTCCGGCGTTTAAATAGAATTTCATGCTTCTCTCCCCATTTGCTAATGGGAGCATCCATTCCCATATTTTAAGCTATTAGAGGAGCATTCAAACCTTTTCGCATAGGGAGCACCCCCAAGGAACACTTTCACAAATGTGAGTCTAAGGTTCTCATCCCCTCCTGGGGGTCTTCCCACCGAATAAAATAAACCCTTGAGGGAATTTACATGTATTTTTCTATCACTCCATGATATGTCTCCTGGAGTTTATCTACTGGGATTTTTAGGTCATCTATTTGGAGACTTTCACCGCTGACGGTGCCTATAACTGAAGATGGTACTTTTATATTTGCTATTATATCACCGGCTATTTCTTCCTTTACTGTTATAATATATCGGCCATGTGATTCTGAAAATAGGAGTTGATGTTCGTTTTTGCAATTGTTTGGGATCCTATTAGTATCGATTTTGGCTCCTAGACCCGATTTTATGCTCATCTCTGCTAATGCCACTCCCAATCCACCCCTAGAACAGTCATGTACTGCCGTGACACCATCACCAAACTCGTCTATGATGTTATGGATGGATTCTGCAGCTTTTAGTTCATCCTCGAATTTTACACGTGGCGGGTCTCCTGTCACGAGCCCGTGCACACTCTTATAATATTCAGATCCTCCCAGTTCTCCTCTTGTGTAACCGGCGACTATAATCTTCTCATTCTCCCCTTTAAAATCCATTGTCTTTATATTATCTAATTTCAGCGATCCTATAACCCCAACCACTGGTGAAGGGTTAACTGTGACCCCTTCCGTCTCATTGTAAAAACTTACATTACCACTTATAACAGGGGTTTTAAATGTCCGGGCGGTCTTCGCCATCCCCTTAACACATTCTTTGAATTCCCAGAATACAGTGGGCTTTTCAGGATTCCCGAAATTGAGACAATCTACTATGCACAATGGCCAGGCACCCATTGAAACCACATTTCTTATGGCCTCTGCCACTGAACCTGCACCACCATGATAGGGGTCGAGTCTTGTATGTATACTATTAGAGTCCACTGTGAGTGCTATCCCATTTTCCCCATCAATTCTTAAAACCGCTGCATCGTCTCCAGGTTTTACCACGGTCCTGATTTGAACTTCATGATCGTATTGCCGATAAACCCATTCCTTGCTTGCAATATTGGGTGAAGACAAAACCTTCAGAAGCGCCTCTTTAACTGGTGGATGTTCTACTCTTATAGTCTCCCTGGGGTGTGTTGGCCTCTTAGCCTCTCTTATGATAACTGGGGGGTCTGCGAGGAGTTTGGCTGGTAGATCCGCGATTACTCTACCATCCTTTACTACCTTCATCCTCTTGTCGTCTGTGACTTCGCCTATTATGGCTGCTGGGAGCTCATATTTTTCACATATCCTCATGGCCTTTTCTATGTCCTCTCGTCTTATCACGAAAAGCATTCTTTCCTGGGATTCTGACAACATTATCTCATAGGGTGTCATTCCCTCCTCGCGTAGGGGTATCTTTTCTAGTTCTACTATTGCACCGTTATCACATTTTGCAACAATCTCTGATATGCAACAGGTGAGCCCACCCCCACCAAGGTCTTTGACCCCTGAAACTTCCACTTTATCCATTATTTCAAGACTGGCCTCTAATACCATCTTCTTTGTGAAAGGATCCCCTATTTGGACTGCTGGCCTGTCCTCTATCTCTGATGAGCTTGTTAGTTCCTCTGATGCGAATGTAACCCCGTGTATCCCATCCCTGCCTGTTCTACCACCCATTAGCAAGAATACCTCCCCAGGGTTGGGTGCTGTGGCCCTTTTTATCTTATCTTTTTTCACGAGGCCGACGCACATGACATTTACTAGGGGGTTGAACTTGAAGTTTTCGTCGAATTCGACTTCACCAGCTACCGTGGGGACTCCCACCCTATTCCCATAATCTGATATCCCCTTTACAACGTTCTCGAAAAGGTATCTTGATTTTTGGTCTTCAGGGTATCCGAAGTGCAAGGAGTCTAATAGGGCTATGGGCATGGCCCCCATTGAGAGTATGTCGCGTAGTATACCGCCTATCCCCGTGCCAGCGCCACTGTATGGTTCTATAGCTGATGGGTGATTGTGGCTTTCTATTCCAACTGCCAGTGCCAATTCTGGTGTTACTTCTACAACTCCTGCATCGTCTCCCGGTCCTATTATGACCTTCTTGCCTTCTGTGGGGAATAATCGGAGTATGGGGCGGCTGCTTTTATATGAGCAGTGTTCTGAGAACATGACGTCGAGCATCCCATATTCGAGGGGGTTGGGTTCCCTCCCAAGTTCTCTTTTTATGAATTCGAGTTCTTCATCGGTTAAAACCATTTTAACACCAATTTATAATTTGGAGATGGATATTGTGAGCTTCTCATCTGATATATTCCAATCCTTTGTGTATCCTATCTTTTCCCCTTGGAATGATAGTGTCTTCGCCCTCACTTCGTTTTTAATGAACTCCCTGTGGGGTTCTACAAGGTCTTTGAATTTTTTGCTACAGTTAACATCGACTTTAATGTGTGCTTCAACATCAAGGTCTAGGTCTTTTCGCATATCTTGAATCCGGCGGATGAGCTCCCTTGCCATGGCCTCGCTTAATATTTCATGGGTCACTTTTGTATCTACGAAGACGCTTCCACCATCGAATTTTGCTGTTACTATATCCTCTGGCAATTCTGTTTCGAATATGATATCTTCCTCGCCCAATTGCACCTCCTTGCCCTTAATAGTTAATGTGTATACTCCTTCACTTTCTAGGATGGATTTTATATTATATC encodes:
- the purL gene encoding phosphoribosylformylglycinamidine synthase subunit PurL; its protein translation is MVLTDEELEFIKRELGREPNPLEYGMLDVMFSEHCSYKSSRPILRLFPTEGKKVIIGPGDDAGVVEVTPELALAVGIESHNHPSAIEPYSGAGTGIGGILRDILSMGAMPIALLDSLHFGYPEDQKSRYLFENVVKGISDYGNRVGVPTVAGEVEFDENFKFNPLVNVMCVGLVKKDKIKRATAPNPGEVFLLMGGRTGRDGIHGVTFASEELTSSSEIEDRPAVQIGDPFTKKMVLEASLEIMDKVEVSGVKDLGGGGLTCCISEIVAKCDNGAIVELEKIPLREEGMTPYEIMLSESQERMLFVIRREDIEKAMRICEKYELPAAIIGEVTDDKRMKVVKDGRVIADLPAKLLADPPVIIREAKRPTHPRETIRVEHPPVKEALLKVLSSPNIASKEWVYRQYDHEVQIRTVVKPGDDAAVLRIDGENGIALTVDSNSIHTRLDPYHGGAGSVAEAIRNVVSMGAWPLCIVDCLNFGNPEKPTVFWEFKECVKGMAKTARTFKTPVISGNVSFYNETEGVTVNPSPVVGVIGSLKLDNIKTMDFKGENEKIIVAGYTRGELGGSEYYKSVHGLVTGDPPRVKFEDELKAAESIHNIIDEFGDGVTAVHDCSRGGLGVALAEMSIKSGLGAKIDTNRIPNNCKNEHQLLFSESHGRYIITVKEEIAGDIIANIKVPSSVIGTVSGESLQIDDLKIPVDKLQETYHGVIEKYM